The Oryza sativa Japonica Group chromosome 11, ASM3414082v1 DNA window TTAGTTTGTTAGTGTTGTTTGAATGTATATTTCTTTTAAGTAGTGTAAAGGAATATATAGAGGGTTCTAAGGATAGCACGCAAACTATTGATAGACAGCTTAAGCaaattcttttctctttttgctAAGTAGCCAAGTCatgcatagctagttagcaagATCCACACCGTTGGTATTGTGTAGCTATTACAAAAATTTTGTAATATACTACTTTGGTTGAAGCAAAAGATTCCTTACATTGGTATAGAAAACATTTGTGGAGGCGTCTGATAAACCTTTTATATAGGTGTTTCCCCAACCGCCTGCAATCAATGGCATGTGAAAATCAGCTATTTACAAGGGTGGAAAGTCAGCCGCATGTGGAGAAACCTTGATACAAGTGGTTTACTTAAGATAACCATGCATGGAACATCTTTTCATGGGCAGCTCACTTAAAAGAACCACCCGTGCAAACACTTTTCAAGGTGGACGACTCGCCAAACCTCATGCGAAAATTGTTTGTCATGGGCAGTTCAGTTAAGTGAACCACCTTTGTTTTTATTTGAACAGATGCAGAaattatttatttctttattcATCAGTACCCAGATGTTTCATTACACATTGTATTGACTCATCTCATAATTCATATCATTATCCCACCACATATATCAAACAGAGAAATTGGATGCAATCCTCTATTTACAACACATCACAATCCAATGACATGATTATTTACATCACAATGCAACCACATTATCATGTTTCAAAATCAAATAACATCAATAGTTTGAGTGTCATGCACATAGGTAGGCATCCCTACCTCCCAACAATAAAGTGACTCATGCGAGGCAACGTTGGTCTCATAGTCAAAATATTTATCCCTCTTGTTGCAAATCCTATGGTGGATGAACCGGCACATGTCATTTTGTATGACAGCAATATGCCTATCATTGAGTGCTCCACTGGTTGGATCTACGGGCCGCTGCAatgaaacaacaacaaaaagagCTATAACATTACAGTCACAATAGAGAACAATATAATCAATAGCCATTGTTCAATTAAAAATGGTTGCATACTTGTCTTGGTTCATCATGTACCTCACTCCAACCCAACAAACTCACAAACATATTGCCCACAACGATCAGTACCACTAGGTTGCTTGTGGCATTTCGTAAAGTAATGCATGTAATTCATTATCATACTTGTTCCTCTGATCATAAATATTGAAGAAGAATAGTTAGAAATGTTGTCATATACTTGTCCGTTATTTCATTTGGGTGCAAGGCACAACACATGATATTTGGTTTGGTGTATTTGGACCCAGCTTGCTCAATCCATAGAGGGGGGCTAGTTAGGACATATTTCATGCACAAGaatggaaaataaattaaaatggaCTGAAAGCCCCCTCCCAATTGGAAAAAATGTATCAGTCTGTATAAAGGCTGGCTTTTTAAAAATGTGCAATGTTTGGAGCAGTCATCAACGCCTATCAATTTCTCTCTCTCCTAGATCCATTCCCCTTCCCTCATTCATCATCTCTTCCATCACATTGAAATGTTGCGCACTTAGGCCAAGGCCTTTTAAATCCCCAAGTAAGATCATGACTCAACTAGGCCTGTTAGACCAGTCTCTTTCATCAACACTGTACCACTCCTTTAGACTAGCTCATTTACCTGCTATCATTACTTTAGATTATGCTCTACCTTGTTTGAAATAGACAGCTCTTTACTAGGCCTTGTTGCGGAACTATTTGCTCATTTTTACGTAATGAATGCCGTAGCTTCAAAAATTCAATGATTTGTTGATGCATGCTCACTCTTTTTATGTGGGTAGACCTAGTATGCACAATAGTATTTGGTGTATGCTACTTCCCTATCATCATTAAAAAAGGTTATCCTATACTTGTTATGATTGGAATgcttaaatttatatatgttggtCCCAACCTATCTTAGTAAGGCAGGCCGTATGTGAAAAATTCTTTTCACAGGCTAGCCTACTTTACATAGCTGCCTGAGTAAATGGTTTATTACATGCGGTTGGACCGGCCGCGTGTGCAAATATCCATTTTATAGACGCTCACAGGCGGTCTTGTTGGCCAACATGTGAAAACCACCTTTTGCTGCCTATGGAAATGGAATATGTAGTAGTGACTAAGCTCTACAATTCATGAGCCCAATATTCAAATGCATAGAAGCCCAACAATCAATTGCCACAAACTGTCTTCATCAAAATTTATAGCGTCACAGCTCTTGCATCCATGTAGGACAACCTGTCATCTTTTTAGAACCCCTTGTTGCCGTAGTCCACCAATATAATGCTGAACTTCATGCCCTACCTCTAAGACAACAATATGAGAAGATTGCACATACCAGCTATATCTTCAAAATAACATTTTACATATTACACCGTTATTTTTCACCTCATGATAAGCATGAGAGAGGGAATATGTGGACATGATCTAAGTCATTAATAACGACCCACCATTAAAGTTTGAGAATGCAAATCTCAGTTTAATTTGAAATGAAAATTCAGCCATGAGTGGCATGTATTAATAGTATTGAATTTTTTGTATCACTTTCCTCAATTTGACGTTGGTGTCCACTAATTTTAGGAGTACACACATGTTTGTGTTCAATGGGTTCAATTAACTCTCATCATTCATTCTTGTAAAATTGAATGTCTAGAAAATCTAACATTCAATGGATTATCCGTAAAGTTGTGTCAGGATCCTGATACATGGGTGTCTGATAATCCCTCCATTGTGCTCCAGCAGATGCCATGCTCATATGGTAAGTCTTAATTTTCTAGTTTAAGTACCTAACCATTAATTTCCATATTCTAAATGTTCATATAGTTGTGTCAAATTACTAACATTTGTAATGATGGCCTAACTTAATCTGTCATATTTTTAGTGGATTTCCAAAGGTGTTCTAGGAAGTCGTGTCAAATTACTGACATTGCAACAATGATGGATCAACTTAATtagattatattatatttttttatggattcTAAAAGGTGTTCTCTAGCAAGTATAGCCACATgccatatttaaaaataaaatactactttcgtttatatttttaaaacttaattatctgtcttatttaaagTTTATTTCCCCAGATTATTTAATCTGCAGTGCTTTTCTCATACAGTTTGAAATTAATTAAGGTACTTATGGCTAAAATCCGAAACTCTGCGCACAATCAATCATGTGATAATTCCTTGTTTGTAAAGTTTGTGCATATAGATGCATGTTGTGTTCataaaaactatatatagaCTTACTTCATAAATCTATCTACGATGAATTTTAAGGAGATCATGTCTACAGTTAAATTGACAATGTTATATATAGGACGGCGCTATGTAGCGCTAGAAGCTACATAGCGTGACTCAGGATAATTCCCACGACCGGTTTTCCCTCGTTCCCCCTTCATTCCTGGCCCCATGGCTCGtctcagtaaaaaaaatattcccaCAATTGTTTTTTCAGTTCCAATAGTGGACCGTGTTTTTATCCAGACACTCGTGGTGTGACTCCTCCCTTACAGAGATGTGAGATTGACGAGTGGGCTTAACCTTTAGAATGTTAATTAAGAAGttaatgaaataaattaaaagtgAGAGATATACTTAACACGTTAACAGGGCCCATCCATTACAGAAACCTAATTAAAATCTTTAACGAATATTTTTCTCTCCATTTCATGAAAGCAGTTGGCCCATGGGAAAACTTGTCTTTAATAAACATTATATCTCCATTTCTTTCTTATATAATAAATATGCCACAAGTGACCAGCAACCAATTATCAATTTTTTGCAGCACACTCCAGCAGAAATGCATTCTTGCAGTACCCTCCAACAAGGAGCACAAACATTAGGTGTcttatagcaaaatttgcctttagatgtaatgtgggaatttctagttTTTCTGATTAATGAGAGAATTTATATCTTGTTTATGTTTTAGATTAATATGTATGGATTCTAGTAGACCTTTCCATCTGTATATATAAAGATGCAGCCCAAGTTTTACAGTTCTGTCAAAAAGATCTATACTACTGGACCATTTTTTATGGTGTGATCTCTATAGTACCTAACCTTAACCAAATGAATGCTTACTATAGGGTGAAAAGATTAGATTGGTACACAATATGTATAATATGTCTGTAGCCTTTTTTACCCAATACAAATTTTCAACAATAACTATATATGACAATTAGTGCAAGGTAAgaataataacaaaataaaatattactAATGAAAATGGtaagaataaaaaaagagaCTAGGACAAACTGTTGCAAATTTTCTATCAATATTACGAAATATTATTATCTTAATACCCAAAAAACATTAAATAGATAAACTTTAATTTAGGGACAACAATGCAAAAATTAGAAGgaaaattcctttttttttcatgtctacCCCTCCATGTTAGGATTCTTCACAACACAAACCTTGTGGTCCCACCCCAATTAAACTCATATTCTCCAACACAAGCCCCCTATCTTTTTACTAGGAAACAAACCCCAAAAAGCTATCTAACAATCCAAATAAGGACACAAATAAACATGCTTGCAAGCAACATTCACACACCTTTAATTTCAGCCTCAATAAGCATCCACAGTTTTCCTAGTCAGCATGGTTGTTCACATCTGGTCATAGTTATCTCTAGCCCCCATAAAAGACCAAATAGGAAGTGAGGTAGAGTGAAATTAACCGGTTGTATGAGCTTCCAAGAATGGAAAAGCACAGAACTGAACAAAACATGGCATTGGGATTCTCATCCCATCAACACAAACCTCAATGCTATCTCACCAGCCATATCTTGGAGATAGAGGGAGTGTGTGAGGGCCAGAAACTTGCAAAGGGAGAAAGTGAGGTTGAATCTCCGTCACGTCACTCACAGTTGCCCATCCATCTGATAAAGGGGTGTCCCCTGGGCTCTATAAATATTGTCCCTCTTTGCCTCCATCAACATCACTGCAGTGCCTTTGAGCTTTCGTTCTCTAGAGTGTCTAGGGTGAATCTTGAGCGAGTGAGCGAGCGATCTCTGTGTTGTGTAGTTTGTGAGCTAGGGTGATGGCTAACACCGGACTTAGCATCCCCATGGTGAATGGTGCCACAATCCACCTCCTCCCTGGTTTCCGGTTCCGTCCAACTGACGATGAGCTAGTCATCAAATACCTCTACCCCCGTGCTTTTCATGTGCCACTGCCCTGTGCGATCATCACCGATGTTGACATCCATCATCACAACCCCTGGGACATCGTCCCAGGTTAATTTTGATATGCACTTCTTTGCTTCTATGAAAATTATTACCACATCCGTCTGCATATATCTCTGATTTGACTGATTAATTGCATGTGTGTCCTGACGATATTTATTCTCTTGTTTTGTTTATCATTTTTTTCGTTTGTTCGTTGGCAACGATCTGATGATGAAGTGGCGGAGAGGGAGAAAGGGAAGCACTTCTTCACAAGAAAGGAGGTCAAGTACCCTGGTAGCCGCCGTAGCAACCGTGTTGCTGGTAATGGCTTCTGGAGAGCAGCAGGCTCGGAGGTGCCCATCTATTACAAACCAGAAGGTGCTGCTAACGACATGCTAGTTGGGATGAGGCGGACTCTAGTGTTCCACTACGGAAAGTCACGATCTGCAGAGCGCACTGAATGGGCCATGCATGAGTTTCAGCTTGCTGGTGCTGGTCTCCTTCCTCACCCTATGATGAGGCATGCAACCAGCAATGGTTCAGAGCCACCCTGTGGCTGCCTTGAAGCGACAATCGCTAAGGTGAGATGCTACGTCCAAAAATTTTACTGTTCCATTTATCATGATTCCATCTAAATGCCTGTTGAATTAAATTGCTCAATTATTTGGATAGGTTGGATTATGAGTTTTAGCTTTAGGGAATGGGGAAAATATGATGACTTAGTATACGTGATGATATACTATAACTCTTGTGTTGATTTATTAAATAAGGGAAGGGTAGTTGTTTTCGATCTTAGGACTAAGGGTACGTGACGCTTGATATAGGGTTCATTTATTGTTGCCATGCAAGATGCGCGGGATCTAGAAGTGATTCAAATTTTGTCGTGACAAGGAATCTAGAGGTGGTGGGCCTGCTGATTTGAATTTGTCATAGCCTCACATGGTTTTCCTTATGTATTACTAGGATGTAATGATGATTAATTGATTTTGCCGTGAAGCGAGATCTAGCGGTTACAAGATCTACTAGTGATTCAAATATATTGAGAAAAAAAGGGGTTTGCTGTCTACTTGCATTTTCAGTAGGGAACCTCTTTATTGAACACCACGTGTCATGATACACTTGATACTGGGATATTTGGATTTGTACATCTGGTTTTAATTTGATCATTGCCACAAGATTTATATAAGTGACATGTCAACAGTTTACTTCTCAAATTAGTTGCAACATTCAAACTGGACATGAAGTTATCACACATCTTTCTAATTCAGTCCCCATATGATTTGTCACAGTAAGAGGCTTATAAACTAGTTTACTATAATGGTCAATTCATCTATTCTCTTTGTTGTATATGTTGTATATACCATGGTTGCACCTTAAGTAGATCCACTAACAGACAAAATGGTGTCTATTTTACAGAAAAGTGATGGTCTCTCTGCAACTCTTCGTGCCAAGCGTGATTCTGCCCCTCTTATGAGAATCATGGTAGAACCCGATAGCTCATGGGTGATCTGCTGCATCTACAAGAAGAGGCAGCGTGCCCCGCCTGTTGTTATCCCTCCTGTCATTGGCGATGTAGGGGAAGCTATCATCCCTCATGCTATTGGCGATGCAAGGGAAGGCCAACTTCACTTCATTGACTTCCTGGGGCAGCCAGCTCGCAATGATCCATCCTCGCCCCATAGCTGCACCATTGACCCCTCCTCTTTGGAGGAAGGGAGTGATGAGTCTGCCGGTGATGGTGAAGATAAGGATGGTGATGGCATGAATGAAGCAAATTGATCGAGTGTGAAGGAAGTGAACTGAGTCTCAAGAATAAAAACTGCAAGTATGGCGCTCCATTCCATGGAAGACCTGCATGCATCCTATATATGTGCTTTTATGTTCAAGTTGGAGAACTATGTGTGTTGTCTTTAAGTTGGAGTACTCTAAGCTATTCGATCTGGAGATTATGCTGTTTTTAATAAAAGTTTGAAGTGTATCTGTCCTGTTTAATTAGTTTCAAGAAAGCCAAGCGTGTTTGGGTTCTAGGATGAACAAAGTCGTCCAAGATGCAAGAAGTTCTAGAGAGGTAGCTACATTTCTGGAAATTGTTGCATCTTCCTttcttcaatatatatatattgtcctATTTCATAATGTCATTCTAGCCAGCTATCTATATTCTATATATCCATTTCCGTTGCCATACTTTATTCACTATGTTGCATCGAGTGAGCTGCATTGCTCTGTACTACATGTTACTTGATATGTGTTGTTCATAAACACACACATTAATAATGATCAGATTGTGAAAAATCAATtctacggtccttgaggaggtaccatgagataccaaaaatttagtgtaaaatttggtatctcatggtacctcatagtatctatgtaccaagaggtaccaaatttacaatagaaaaagtggtacctcatggtacctccttaaggaccgtaaaattgctcattgtgaaatgCATGTCCAGAATTCACTTACCAAGTGTTCGGAAACAAATTCACTTACCACGTATCTGGGCTTGAGGTGATAGTTGGACATGGGAGGTAACAGAGTTGTCATCCATATCATGTATTTATTTATAGTGAAGCAAGCATTGATTCATGCTGTGCAAATTAGTCGCAGTGAGAgcattttctatatattttgtGGCCTATGTGAATTAGGAGTAATATATATTAAGTTGGAACACCTATGTGTTATACCGAATTTGAATGATATATCAATATAGATGAacgaataataataaaaattaatgacaaGTGTGAATTTTGTGGCATAGCTTCAGCGTTAAGTCCCTAAATTTAGAGGTAAGTTAGTGTACTAGTACCGTCACTTCTTAAGGTGCTCCAAGTTTTTCTCTGACCGTACATTAGACTAAGGTCCAACTGTGGACACAGTCTCTTACATTCCAAAAGTAATAAGGACAGGGATAATATTCATTATTAGGAACACAATTAATAAGGTAAGTGGAGTAATTTATAAAATGATATTAAATATTTATGCTGTACTAATTTACAAATACACCATGGTAATTATATGTTTACCCTGAATGCAAATTTTTAATGGCATTTCAATCACGATCAAATGGAAAATGCAAAATTTCAAATCTGATATGAGAATACAAAAATATATAGACATTGCGAAAAACTAATGTGCAACTCTTAATTTAAATATAGAGTGAAAAGTTTGCGATGTGCTGCTGTTTGAAATATATTTACGTGTGATTTCACACATTAAATTTAAGCATTAATGGGCATCCAGATCTTCATATCAATATAGATAGGCTACCAAAGTTATAGTCCTTAATTTCCTGCGTGCATGATTAAGGTTGGGAAGGGTAAATAATAGGTGCTAATATTTCCTTATTCTGTTGTGATATATCAATTGAAAggagcaaatatttttttattggaaaATGTATACAATAACCAAGTGCTAGACCAATTGTAAGTTGGAGTACGGTAAAACTGCTCTGAACCCAATGGTTGGTGGCTTGGTGCAGCTAGTGGTGGTAGCAGAGGTTAAATGCTTGGAAAGGTTGATGATGGCTTGGTTGAAGATGGAGTTGGCCGCTGATCTAGGTGAACAGCACAGCAGTGACCAACCCTAGACGAGGGAAAGATGGATGTTCGTCGGGCACTAGGTGAGGTTTGGAGAGGCGGTGATAGCGGCACCAGCCAGGCTGAGTAAGGATGCGACACATTTATGACAGCCCCACTAGGAGGAGAGGTGCCGGCAAAGCTGGTTGATCAATTTGATGAAGCTGCACACATGCACTTTTGAAGGAGAGGTAGGGCCTTAGGGGTGCCTACATGCGCAGTTGGATCTTGACGTCACTAGACCACCGGCTTCCACTAGCCGCTTCACGGTGCACAAACCATGTTGCCTAGCACCCTGCCACCACACACATGGTCTGGAGCACTGCAATTGTTGGTACCTGGCGGCTACTGCTTGAAACCCAAGGTCACACTATCCAGTGCATGCACTCACATCCGCTTCCCTCTGCCACCTAGGCATACTTTACAGTCAACGCCCTACTAGGCTCACCACCACGCATCTCCTTAATATAATGTGGAACAATGGAAAAGATGAATAAACTAACATACATTGTTTGAGGACATGGatgccgccgtctccttctctGCTTCTTTTGGTGCCGTTGTAGATGTGCATGTCCTGAATGTGAGTATACCTACTTGATACCATAGGTGAAACTGGCGATAAACGAGCGGATGATGCCATAGGTGCCACTCGCACTGCCCTAGAACCACACTATGGGTCCTCTCTAGCATTTGCTTAGGATCAGTGGTGGTATGGTTTATGAAGGAGTTTGAGGAAGTGGAGAGTTCTTCGCCTGTCCACAGGCTGAGCTCTCCTTATTTTATTGCACTCATAGACTTGGGGGTGATCCCAATCAGGACATTATGCTGCTCCCGATCATGGTGAACCAACAAGCATGACAGAAAAGGATGGACAATGCGCCCCTTGTGACTTGGtcttggttgttaatcaagagGATCAACCAACAAGAAAAACAATATCCTACATAACATAGGCATGGCATCAAGGAGACAGCAACCCTggccccatcgatcttcgcgatgGCCACAGCATGCTGTGGAGGAAGCACCGGGAAGGAGGGAGAGCAAGGAGGTGGTGCTCGATTAAAGGTTAAAAAGGATGGAGGAGAGTGACAGATCTAGTCAGTTAGGGCTTCTATAAGTTTTTATACTCCTCAGTTtataggtatatatatgtatatgtatttttCCTTCTTAGTGAAATGAAGTGCAACTCTCATGCGTTTTCTAAAAAGATAATTACAGTTATAGGCTTGATTATTTAAAATTGTGGATGGTTATTTTCAATCACATGGGGGGACAAGTGCTAAAACGGTGTCACTAGTATACGGATCACTGCCCTGAGCGCCGATGGcaataaataaattgtagaAGCAACAATTAAGTAAGTATCAAATAGTTAACTGCATATCTTTgggtggcaaataattaattttataGTTAATCCACGCAGAGATATGGTCCACTCATTATTCACAACAATTAATTTTGTTACTTTCTGTCATCTTTGTGATGGATTTAGAACTCATCATACATGCATTACTGGTAATTTGGAAAGatctatttgaaaattttgatggtTCAAAGAATATATGCATAAACTTAGCCTTAGCCTTGCAGCGGCCGGCTCCAACTTTACGTAGATGGTGCTCTCATATAGCTCAAAATAAAATTGGGAATACAGAAAGGCATAGTCTAGCTTTTGAACTCACATTTTCCTGCACCCCCTATCTTTATTCTAGAAACTTAATAaggccaaaataaaaaaaagcttGCCAGTTGCCAACAAGGTTCACACACTTTTAATCCCAGCCTTAGTAGGCGCCCATAGTTTTCCTAGTCAGCACTATTGTGCTCATCTCATTGCTGTTATCTTCTCCCAAATAAACACAAAAAagaaagcgagagagagagagcttctCAAAAGGAATTGAAAAGCACAAAACAACAGAATATATAACTGACATTGGGATTCTCACCCCCTCATCAACCCTGGCCATCTTTATTTCTTCCTCTTTTTGGACTTTGTGTGTTACTGCATGGATTCATGTGTTGCAACACCCTGGATGCTATCTCACCATCTGCAGCCTGGAGATAGAGAAAGAGGAAGTGATCGTAGAGTTGAGTCTCTGTCACAACATTCACAGTTGCACATACAGGTGGCAATAATCATGAGTTGGAAACACCCCTCTTGGGTAAATAAATAAGagctcctccctccctccaccttcATCACAATAGCATCATTCAATCTTTAATTCATTTGAGAGTTGAGAGTGAGCGGAATATATTTGTATTCTACGATTGAGGAGAATGGCCAGCCCTGGAGTTTGCATCAACTTGGTGAATGGTACATCGACGCGCCTCCCCACCAATGCTGATCTAGTAGTCCACTACCTGCACCGTCGCGCCATTCAGGAACCGGTGCCCtgtgacttcatcaccaacgtcGACATTCTCCAGCACAACCCCTGGGACATCGTCCCtggtaaatatttttttgaccCACACAGGCTTACTCCCATTAGATATATTAATCCAAAACTTTGCCAGCTTCTTCAGTTAATTTGATCAATCTGTAGTATAACCTCAATAGATAGTTTGCAGTTGTTTTGATAGTTAATTTATTGTCTGCTGGGTTGATGATGATGGAGCAGCGGAGGAGAAGACAAATGGGAAGTACTTCTTCATCCATGAGGAGAACGAACGCCTTGGCAACCACCACAGCAACCGTGCTGCTGGTGATGGGTTCTGGAGGCCAGTAGGCTCAGAGGTGCCGATATATCACAAACGTAGTGGTGGCGCTGATGAAGCACTGGTGGGGATGAAGCGCACCTTGGTATTCCACTACGGGAATTCTTCGTCCGCAAAGCGCACCGAATGGGTGATGCAGGAGTTCCGACTTGCTGGTGCTACCCTTATACCTTGCCCTGTGACGAGGCCAGCCACCGGTGATGGCTCCATGCTTCCCTGCCACCGCACAGGAACGACCATCGCCACGGTAAGACACTACACATCCGAACATCACCGTGCCTATATATTGGATATAACATAGAATCGATCTACTTTTATAATCTAATTGGTTAAGTATTTACATGCAAGCATAGAACTGTGTCATTCAACTTGGGGAATATGGACATGATGAATTACAAACTTATAATTATAAGAACAATATTTTTCTATGTTGACGTTGATGGTGCAACAAGGTCTAGGATGGACCTAGCTAGTGGTGATTCAAATTTTGTTATGATGTCAGACCTACAGGTGCTGGAACCAAAAGGTGATTTGACTTTTTGGATAGCGATTCTATATATTTCAGTAAGATCTAATTACAATAAATAAGATTTTTCCATGAATCAAGATCTAATAATTAAAGGACCAATAAGAGATTCAATTTTGCCGATGTGCAGAAAGGGGTACGTTGTCGGCTTGCACTTTTATCAGTGAAACTCTTTATTAAACATTACGTGGTTATCCTAGTAGTCCCAGGATGTGTAGAGATCTAACTGTCATGGGATCTATAAGATATTCAATTTTGTCAAGACGCGAGAAGTGTTATGTCGTCGCCGTGTGTTTTCATTAGTGAAACTCTTTTTTTAACACCACAAGTGGCTATCCCCTTTGTCCCGGGTTGTTTAGAGACATAACAGTTATGGGATCAATAAGATACTTGACTTTATCGAGATGCAAAAAGAGGTATGCAGCCGGCTTGCGCTTTTATAAGTGAAACTCTTTGTTGAGCTCCATGCATGATCATTATCCCCTTAGTGTCGGGAAGGGATGTTCAGATCATGTTTTGATCCTGGTCTGTACCTTTTCATGGAAAGTGACATCTCTACAGTTTATTGGTGAAACCGGATGGTAGATTGATGACACTCCTTTGCCCATATATGGAAGAAAATTGGACATAGAAGATACCAATTCCTTCTAATTCAGTCACTAGATGATTAGCACAAATCTGGAATACAACTATGTCTTTGCTATTAATAGATTTCATCTATCTCTCTTTGTTGTACATGCTATATATACCATGGTTCCTCCTTAAGCAGCATCTAGTAACATATTATATGTCGACCGTTTTGCAGGAAAACAATGGAAGTCCATCAGCTGGACAAACTCATGGCCCACTTGAGAAAACCATGGTCGAACCTGATAGTTCTTTGCGGATATGTCGCATCTACAAGAAGAGGCAACGAACACCACAGTTCATCATCCCTCCATCCATTGGCGATGCAAGGGAACTCATCCTCGCCCTTCCTACAATTGGCAATACAAGGGAAGTCGCCCTCGCCCTTCCTGCCATTGACTTCCTGGGGCAGCCATCTTTCGAGGAAGGGAGTGATGTGTCTGCCGATGTCATCACGGATGACAAGGATGGTTATGGCCATGGCATGAACTAAATAAAGGAAGCCACTCAGCTGTGTCCAGTAAAAATTGCAAGCGGAGTGTTTCCTCGGTGCGAGAAAGACCTATGACCTGTTTATGTGTTTTAATTTGAAGTTCATGCTTGATACTATGTATTCTATTTAATTAAGTCGGAGTACTCTATGCTGTTCAAACTGGAGTCTATGTTTTTCTGTTTAAGTTGTAGACAATATATCATTTAATTAGTTTGGGGAAAGTAAAGTGTGCCTATGTTCTAGCTTCTAGGATGAGACGCATTCGCCCCAGATTCAAGATCAATGGGAGGTAGTTACCTGGTAGAGGTAACTGTTGTAACTGCCCTTCTTCAATATATTGTgcttttgtgtttttttcttccatGGGCATAGCTTGTTCACTCTGCTGCATgtgatcgattcacatatgcgTGTGGTATACGTGTGTCGACAAGTCACATAGCACATGTTTGGGCTCGAATTGATTGTTGGACATGGGATGTTATTACAGAGTTACCGTCTGAATCACATGT harbors:
- the LOC9266935 gene encoding NAC domain-containing protein 58-like; this encodes MASPGVCINLVNGTSTRLPTNADLVVHYLHRRAIQEPVPCDFITNVDILQHNPWDIVPAEEKTNGKYFFIHEENERLGNHHSNRAAGDGFWRPVGSEVPIYHKRSGGADEALVGMKRTLVFHYGNSSSAKRTEWVMQEFRLAGATLIPCPVTRPATGDGSMLPCHRTGTTIATENNGSPSAGQTHGPLEKTMVEPDSSLRICRIYKKRQRTPQFIIPPSIGDARELILALPTIGNTREVALALPAIDFLGQPSFEEGSDVSADVITDDKDGYGHGMN
- the LOC4350574 gene encoding NAC domain-containing protein 58-like; its protein translation is MANTGLSIPMVNGATIHLLPGFRFRPTDDELVIKYLYPRAFHVPLPCAIITDVDIHHHNPWDIVPVAEREKGKHFFTRKEVKYPGSRRSNRVAGNGFWRAAGSEVPIYYKPEGAANDMLVGMRRTLVFHYGKSRSAERTEWAMHEFQLAGAGLLPHPMMRHATSNGSEPPCGCLEATIAKKSDGLSATLRAKRDSAPLMRIMVEPDSSWVICCIYKKRQRAPPVVIPPVIGDVGEAIIPHAIGDAREGQLHFIDFLGQPARNDPSSPHSCTIDPSSLEEGSDESAGDGEDKDGDGMNEAN